In Variovorax paradoxus, a single genomic region encodes these proteins:
- a CDS encoding YciI family protein, which produces MRFMLLMIPHGYETAAPGTVPDDVEAVSAMMAYNESMQKAGVLVSCDGLHPPSMGARVSFKGRKPKVVDGPFAEAKEVLGGFWVIDVPSRAAAIEWATRCPGGENEVIEVRQIQEIGDYPAEVQALTAEFSSMQTVKKTGP; this is translated from the coding sequence ATGCGATTCATGCTGCTGATGATTCCCCACGGCTACGAGACCGCCGCGCCCGGCACCGTGCCCGACGACGTCGAGGCGGTGTCGGCCATGATGGCCTACAACGAATCGATGCAGAAGGCCGGTGTGCTGGTCAGCTGCGACGGCCTGCACCCGCCCTCGATGGGCGCGCGCGTGAGCTTCAAGGGCCGCAAGCCCAAGGTCGTGGACGGCCCTTTCGCCGAGGCGAAGGAAGTGCTCGGCGGGTTCTGGGTCATCGACGTGCCATCGCGCGCCGCGGCCATCGAATGGGCCACGCGCTGCCCGGGCGGCGAGAACGAGGTCATCGAGGTCCGCCAGATCCAGGAGATCGGCGACTACCCGGCTGAGGTGCAGGCGCTGACCGCCGAGTTTTCCTCGATGCAGACGGTCAAGAAGACCGGGCCGTGA
- a CDS encoding YciI family protein encodes MRFMILVKANADSEAGVMPSTEILTAMGKFNEELVKAGVLLAGEGLHPSSKGVRVRCEGPNKRTVIDGPFAETKELLAGFWLFQVKSKEEAIEWIKRSPFQEGEIEIRQVFEAADFGDSMTPELLAQEERLRAESEARTKTGG; translated from the coding sequence ATGCGATTCATGATTCTGGTCAAGGCCAATGCAGATTCCGAAGCCGGCGTGATGCCCAGCACCGAAATCCTCACCGCCATGGGCAAGTTCAACGAAGAACTGGTCAAGGCCGGCGTGCTGCTGGCCGGCGAGGGCCTGCACCCCAGCTCCAAGGGCGTGCGCGTGCGCTGCGAAGGCCCGAACAAGCGCACTGTCATCGACGGTCCCTTCGCCGAAACCAAGGAGCTGCTGGCCGGCTTCTGGCTGTTCCAGGTCAAGTCGAAGGAAGAAGCCATCGAGTGGATCAAGCGCAGCCCCTTCCAGGAAGGCGAGATCGAGATCCGCCAAGTGTTCGAGGCCGCCGACTTCGGCGACTCCATGACGCCCGAGCTGCTCGCCCAGGAAGAGCGCCTGCGCGCCGAATCCGAGGCCCGCACCAAGACGGGCGGCTGA
- a CDS encoding SirB1 family protein yields the protein MTFSFQVPTALEYFESLVRSDDHFPLLEAAASLAQDEYPDLDVQQVLGDVDQLLARLKRRLPADAAPLARLRALNQFFFNDLNFGGNLNDYYDPDNSYLNAVLRTRRGIPISLAVLWMELAQGLDLQARGIGFPGHFMLKVTLPKGQVVIDPFTGKSLSREELGERLEPYKRSNGLVGDFDVPLGLYLQPASSREIIARMLRNLKEVHHAQEDWQRVIAVQDRLIALLPGAWGEYRDRGIAHAEQGNTTQAVRDLETYLSKAEDALDIDAIAERVAALRRMAN from the coding sequence ATGACGTTCAGCTTTCAGGTTCCTACCGCACTGGAATATTTCGAATCGCTGGTCCGCAGCGACGATCACTTTCCCTTGCTCGAAGCCGCCGCCAGCCTGGCGCAGGACGAATACCCCGACCTGGACGTGCAGCAGGTGCTCGGCGACGTCGACCAACTGCTGGCCCGCCTCAAGCGCCGCCTGCCGGCCGACGCCGCCCCGCTGGCCCGGCTGCGCGCGCTGAACCAGTTCTTCTTCAACGACCTGAACTTCGGCGGCAACCTCAACGACTACTACGACCCCGACAACAGTTACCTGAACGCCGTGCTGCGCACCCGCCGCGGCATTCCCATCTCGCTGGCGGTGCTGTGGATGGAGCTGGCGCAGGGCCTGGACCTGCAGGCCAGGGGCATCGGTTTTCCGGGCCACTTCATGCTCAAGGTGACGCTGCCCAAGGGGCAGGTGGTGATCGATCCGTTCACCGGCAAGTCGCTGTCGCGCGAAGAGCTCGGCGAGCGGCTCGAGCCCTACAAGCGCAGCAACGGCCTGGTGGGCGACTTCGACGTGCCGCTGGGCCTGTACCTGCAGCCGGCCAGCTCGCGCGAGATCATCGCCCGCATGCTGCGCAACCTGAAGGAAGTGCACCACGCGCAGGAAGACTGGCAGCGCGTCATCGCGGTGCAGGACCGGCTGATCGCGCTGCTGCCCGGCGCCTGGGGCGAGTACCGCGACCGCGGCATCGCGCACGCCGAGCAGGGCAACACCACGCAGGCCGTGCGCGACCTCGAAACCTACCTGTCGAAGGCCGAAGACGCCCTGGACATCGATGCGATCGCCGAGCGCGTCGCCGCCTTGCGCCGCATGGCCAATTGA
- a CDS encoding RNA polymerase sigma factor: protein MESAKIIATVARMVRDVGLAEELAQDALVSALEQWPDAGVPDNPAAWLTAVAKRRALDRLRHLQLAEHKAGEIGRELDARHEMAQADFADAVDAALDDDIGDDLLRLVFTACHPVLSTEARVALTLRVMGGLTTDEIARAFLVPEATVAQRIVRAKRTLAEARVPFEVPRRHELEARLASVLEVIYLVFNEGYSATAGDDWMRPALCDEALRLGRIVAELVPKEAEVHGLVALMEIQASRTAARVGASGEPVLLLEQNRARWDQLLIRRGLAALARAESLGGALGPYALQAAIAACHGRARTADETDWARIAALYDALAGLAPSPIVELNRAVALSMAFGPAAGLEVVDSLTDEPALKGYHLLPTVRGDLLFKLGRRDEARKEFDRAASLTRNTRERALLLARARACIVE from the coding sequence ATGGAGTCCGCCAAGATCATCGCCACCGTCGCGCGCATGGTGCGCGATGTGGGCCTGGCCGAGGAACTGGCCCAGGACGCGCTGGTCTCGGCCCTCGAGCAATGGCCCGATGCCGGCGTGCCCGACAACCCCGCCGCCTGGCTCACCGCCGTGGCCAAGCGCCGCGCGCTCGACCGGCTGCGTCATCTGCAACTGGCCGAGCACAAGGCCGGCGAGATCGGCCGCGAACTCGACGCGCGGCACGAAATGGCGCAGGCCGACTTCGCCGACGCCGTCGACGCCGCACTGGACGACGACATCGGCGACGACCTGCTGCGGCTGGTGTTCACCGCCTGCCATCCGGTGCTGTCGACCGAGGCGCGCGTGGCGCTCACGCTGCGGGTGATGGGCGGCCTGACCACCGACGAGATCGCGCGTGCATTCCTCGTGCCCGAGGCCACGGTGGCCCAGCGCATCGTGCGCGCCAAGCGCACGCTGGCCGAGGCGCGCGTGCCCTTCGAAGTGCCGCGCCGGCACGAACTCGAAGCGCGGCTCGCCTCGGTGCTGGAAGTGATCTACCTGGTCTTCAACGAAGGCTATTCGGCCACCGCCGGCGACGACTGGATGCGCCCCGCGCTGTGCGACGAGGCCCTGCGCCTGGGCCGCATCGTGGCCGAGCTTGTGCCGAAGGAGGCGGAGGTACACGGGCTGGTGGCGTTGATGGAAATCCAGGCCTCGCGCACCGCCGCGCGCGTCGGCGCCTCGGGCGAGCCGGTGCTGCTGCTCGAACAGAACCGCGCGCGCTGGGACCAGCTGCTGATTCGTCGCGGCCTGGCAGCGCTCGCACGCGCCGAGTCGCTCGGCGGCGCGCTCGGCCCCTACGCCTTGCAGGCCGCCATCGCCGCCTGCCACGGCCGCGCGCGCACCGCCGACGAAACCGACTGGGCACGCATCGCCGCGCTCTACGACGCGCTGGCCGGCCTCGCGCCGTCGCCCATCGTCGAGCTCAACCGCGCTGTCGCGCTGTCGATGGCCTTCGGTCCGGCGGCGGGGCTGGAGGTGGTGGATTCCCTCACGGACGAGCCGGCGCTCAAGGGCTACCACCTGTTGCCGACGGTGCGCGGCGATTTGCTCTTCAAGCTGGGCCGCCGCGACGAGGCGCGCAAGGAGTTCGACCGTGCCGCCTCGCTCACGCGCAATACGCGCGAACGTGCCTTGCTGCTCGCGCGTGCGCGGGCCTGCATCGTCGAGTGA
- a CDS encoding bleomycin resistance protein, giving the protein MDTKAGVSPAPDLGTLHEFHGVQPVLPVSDVSRAARWFRDVLGFELDFIAGEPPSYARVKKGDRSYGDPVYLRLWQCNTRGAVPWRGEIVIHVGKDIDGLHAAYVKRGVTVIEPPVSQPWGLREFAIREPDGHVLRFCGYLP; this is encoded by the coding sequence ATGGACACCAAGGCCGGTGTGAGCCCGGCGCCCGACCTGGGCACCCTGCACGAATTCCACGGCGTGCAGCCGGTGCTCCCGGTGTCGGACGTGTCGCGCGCCGCGCGCTGGTTTCGCGACGTGCTGGGCTTCGAGCTCGACTTCATCGCCGGCGAACCGCCCAGCTACGCCCGCGTGAAGAAGGGCGACCGCAGCTACGGCGACCCGGTCTACCTGCGGCTGTGGCAGTGCAACACCCGCGGCGCCGTGCCCTGGCGCGGCGAGATCGTGATCCACGTCGGCAAGGACATCGACGGCCTGCACGCGGCCTACGTGAAGCGCGGCGTGACGGTCATCGAGCCGCCGGTGTCCCAGCCCTGGGGCCTGCGCGAATTCGCGATCCGCGAACCCGACGGCCATGTGCTGCGCTTCTGCGGCTACCTGCCCTGA